The stretch of DNA aggtaggggttagattgtattaggtaggggttagatagtattaggtaggggttagatcGTATTAGGTAAGGGTTAGAAAGTATTAgatagtattaggtaggggttagatagtatttggtagtattaggtaggggttagatagtatttggtagtattaggtaggggttagatcgtattaggtaggggttagatagtatttggtagtattaggtaggggttagaaagtattaggtagtattaggtagtattaggtaggggttagatagtatttggtagtattagGTTGGGGTTAGAGAGTATTaagtagtattaggtaggggttagataGTATTTTGTAGTATTAGCTatggggttaggtagtattaggtaggggttaggtcgtattaggtaggggttaggtagtattaggtaggggttagatagtattaggtaggggttaggtagtattaggtaggggttagatagtattaggtagtattaggtaggggttaggtagtattaggtaggggttaggtagtattaggtagagGTTAgatagtattaggtaggggttgggtagtattaggtaggggttagataatattaggtaggggttagattgtattaggtaggggttagattgtattaggtaggggttagatagtattaggtaggggttagatcgtattaggtaggggttagaaagtattaggtagtattaggtaggggttagatagtatttggtagtattaggtaggggttagattgtattaggtagtattaggtaggggttaggtagtattaggtagtattaggtaggggttagaaagtattaggtagtattaggtaggggttagatagtattaggtaggggttaggtagtattaggtaggggttaggtagtattaggtaggggttaggtagtattaggtaggggttagatagtattaggtaggggttagaaattattaggtagtattaggtaggggttaggtagtattaggtagcatTAGGTGTGGGTTAGatagtattaggtagtattaggtaggggttaggtagtattaggtaggggttagatagtattaggtagtattaggtaggggttaggtagtattaggtagtattaggtaggggttagataGTATTAGGTTGTATTAGGCAGGGGTTAgatagtattaggtaggggttaggtagtattaggtaggggttaggtagtattaggtagtattgGGTAGTGGGTAGATAGTATTAGATAGTTTGTATTAGGTAGGTgtcaggtagtattaggtaggggttaggtagtattaggttgtagttaaacagtattaggtaggggtcgggtagtattaggtagtattaggtaggggttaggtagtatttgGTAGTAGTTAGATAGTTttaggtagggggatagagggatgaagacttCCACCCCCACCACATTTCCCTCTCAGCTTCATAATTATGTCCCTCCCCCAATCTCTGTCCTACCTGACTCGTCGTCAGACTTGTGTTCGTTGTCGGAGTCGGTGAGTGTGAGGGCTGAGTTCTCTCTGCTGGAGAGGCCGGAGCTGCGGCGGGACTTGATCGCGTGACCCCCCCACAGCTGTACGGCGCGCTCCGGGGACATGGCCCCCTCCGGGTCGGAGTCTGCATCGGAGCCGGCGCTGAGGGAGTAGCCCCGCTGCAGCAAGCCCAGCTCCGAGTGAGAGGAGTGGTAGGCAGCCTGgtgctgggtctgggtctgggtctgggtctgggccgGTTGGTCACTCACTCCCAGCTCCGCCAGCGTGAAGCTCCCTGAGAACAGCAACAACCCAGTTAACCCAGACATTTTATTCTAGAAGATTTCTTGGGGTTGGCAAGCTAAAGCAGGCATAAAAAGGAGAAGTGACATTTAGGTGTGTTAATGTTTGCATTTCCTTAAAAACAGGATCTGAGATAAAGGGCACCATATGCAAGCTCAGAACCCACACTATATACAAAGAGCTATATTAGAAACTCCAGGAATAAAACCAAGAGAAAACCAACTATGCAGATCTGAAGATAAACAATGAGATCAATGGTGGGAAATGGAGCAAAGATGTAATTTTCATTATGACACATTTGTCTGACCGGTCGATGTGTTCCATTGTCATAGAGATGTGAAAGAGTGAGAAATGACACATAAACAGAAATAAAGAAATGAGATATACCAATGGTCCAGGTTATATGTCAAAACACCCCATGGCTTGTATAGGATGAATTGAAAACCGGGGAGCATGAAGCAGTGTTGGGGAGCAGGATTTAAATAAATAGTATTTCAAGTGATAGTATTATGTGAAGTTTGAGGGGGGTGCGGgagtagggctgtggcggtcatgatattttgtcagctggtgattgtcattcaaataactgccggtctcacggtaattgaccattaattaacataCAGACGTGCTCAAATTTGCTGGTACCCGTCAACAAAAAACGAAGAAGGCACAATTTTCTTTTAAATAACATGAAACTGACTAAACTAATTTGCATCCACCATTGTTTATTCCATATTTAATAGGAGTCAGACCTGgctttacagtggggcaaaaaagtatttagtcagccaccaattgtgcaagttctcccacttaaaaagatgagagaggcctataattttcatcataggtacacttcaactatgacagacaaaattagaaaaaaaatccagaaaatcacattgtaggatttttaatgaatttatttgcaaatcatggtggaaaataagtatttggtcaataacaaaagtttatctcaatactttgttatatcgcctttgttggcaatgacagaggtcaaacgttttctgtaagtcttcacaaggttttcacacactgttgctggtattttggcccattcctccatgcagatctcctctagagcagtgatgttttggggctgttgctgggaaacacggactttcaattccctccaaagattttctatggggttgagatctggagactggctaggccactccaggaccttgaaatgcttcttacgaagccactccttcattgcccgggcggtgtgtttgggatcattgtcgtgctgaaagacccagccacgtttcatcttcaatgcccttgctgatggaaggaggttttcactcaaaatctcacgatacatggccccatttattctttcctttacatggatcagtcgtcctggtccatttgcagaaaaacagccccaaagcatgatgtttccacccccatgcttcacagtaggtatggtgttctttggatgcaactcagcattctttgtcctccaaacacaacgagttgagtttttaccaaaaagttatattttggtttcatctgacattctcccaatcttcttctggatcatccaaatgctctctagcaaacttcagacgggcctggacatgtactggcttaagcagggggacacgtctggcactgcagaatttgagtccctggcggcgtagtgtgttactgatggtaggctttgttactttggccccagctctctgcaggtcattcactaggtccccccgtgtggttctgggatttttgctcaccgttcttgtgatcattttgaccccacggggtaagATCTTGCggggagccccagatcgagggagattatcagtggtcttgtatgtcttccatttcctaataattgctcccacagctCCCACAAACCAAATTTTTTCAAAGACagatctttggtcttggccatagtggagtttggagtgtgactgtttgaggttgtggacaggtgtcttttatactaataacaagttcaaacaggttccattaatacaggtaacgagtggaggacagaggagcctcttaaagaataagttacaggtctgtgagagccagaaatcttgcttgtttgtaggtgaccaaatacttattttctaccataatttgcaaataaattcattaaaaatcctacaatgtgattttcaggattttttttcttctcattttgtctgtcatagttgaagtgtacctatgatgaaaattacaggcctccctcatctttgtaagtgggagaacttctataattggtggctgactaaatacttttttgcagaTGTAGATATTATTATTGTAAATAATTATATTATtgtaaataataaaacaaatgaaaatgGCATGGACAAAAATGATGGGAACCTTAACCTAATATTTTGTTGCACAACCTTTAGAGGCAATCACTGtaatcaaatgttttctgtatctCTCAATGGGACTTCTGCACCTGTTAACGGGtagtttggcccactcttcctgggcaaactgctccagctgtctcaggtttgatgggtgACTTCTGCACCTGTTAACGGGtagtttggcccactcttcctgagcaaactgctccagctgtctcaggtttgatgTGTGCCTTCTGCACCTGTTAGCAGGtagtttggcccactcttcctgagcaatctgctccagctgtctcaggtttgatgggtgccttctgcacctgttaacaggtagtttggcccactcttcctgagcaaactgctccagctgtctcaggtttgatgggtgccttctgcacctgttaacaggtagtttggcccactcttcctgagcaatctgctccagctgtctcaggtttgatgggtgccttctgcacctgttaacaggtagtttggcccactcttcctgagCAATCTGCTCCCgctgtctcaggtttgatgggtgCCTTCTGCACCGGTTAACAGGtagtttggcccactcttcctgagcaatctgctccagctgtctcaggtttgatgggtgCCTTCTGCATCTGTTAACAGGtagtttggcccactcttcctgagcaatctgctccagctgtctcaggtttgatgggtgCCTTCTCCGGACTGCAAGTTTCAGCTCTTTCCATAGATGTTCGACAGGATTCAGATCAGGACTCACAGAAGGCCACTTCAGAATAGTCCAATGTTTTGTTCTTATCCATTCCTGGGTGCTTTTAGCTGTGTGTTTTGGCTCATTATCCTGTTGGAGGACCCATGACCTGCGACTGAGAAAGAGCTTTCTGACACCGGGCAGTACGTTTCGCTCCAGAATGCCTTGATAGTCTTGAGATTTCATTGTGCCCTGCACAGAATCAAGGCACCCTGTGCCAGgcgcagcaaagcagccccaaaacataaccgagcctcctccatgtttcactgtaggtaggtatggtgttctttactTTGAAAGCTTCATTTATTTCCTGCTGTGAACATAGAACTCCAgttttgactcatctgtccaaaGGACATTCTCCCAGAAGGATTGTGGCTTGTCAATATGCATTTTAGCAAATTCCAGTCTGGATTTTTgtatgtttttctttcaaaagtgTTGCACTTCTGGGTCTTCTTCTGCTCAAAAAGCAAAATGGATCAGAAACTGACGTCCCTTCACCTTGGAGTTCAGCTTGTATCTCTTTGACAATTATCCTTGGTTCTTTTTCTACCATTCACACTATCCTTCTGTTGAGTCTGTGATCGATTTTCCTCATGCGGCCGCGCCCAGGGAGGTTAGCTACAGTTCCATGAACCTGACACTTCTTGATAATATTTGCAACTCTTGTCACAGGAACATCAAGCTGCTTGGAGATGGTCTTGTAGCCTTTACCTTTACATTGCAATGTCTATTAGTTTCTCCTCAGACAAATCTCTCCTTAGCtttctctggtccatgttcagtgtggtgtacacaatgataccaaacagctcaGTAACTACTTTACTCCATTTAAATAGGCTGACTGACTTCATTACAAGATTGGAGACATGTGTGATACTAATTAAAGAAACTAATTAGTTTGAAATATCACTATAATTCAATTATTTATTATCTTTTCTAAGGGGTACTAACAAATGTGTCCAGGTCTTTTAGAATATCTTTGTAGAATAAGCAATAATTCATATCCTTTCACAGCTTCTTTATTCTATGACAAACCAAAGGCATGCAAGTATACATGATAAAATAGTTTTTAATTTCATCACTTTTCAGGAGGAATGAAGCATTATTTCAATGAGCTTCCAGGGTACCAACGCATTTGAGCAAGTCTGTAAATGTCTTTAGCATCTCTGGCTGCTATGCTGTCCGGCTGCTATGCACTTCCGGCTGCTATGCACCTCCGGCTGCTATGCATCTCCGGCTGCTATGCATAGCCTACAAGCCTCTGATATGGACCTtcggaacatctacatttaaaaaatactaaTATTTTTccccaaacgatttgagggagtgtgcacatgcggctattctgtgttgagtgttTAACAAATAAACAGGTCCTCCTATACGCTTCATTCtgagttatttatgcaactttagaTGTGATACAAATGTTTGGCTATTTGTTCTGttttctaagacattctaaggcTAAATGATGCAACAAATTATGATTTGAATAAAGTTGCTTGAAAGGGAAGCGCTCTGCTCTGTTTCTctcgcaggctgtacacacttcatcagtctctcattcacaatttgatgagcacttgataatattctcgcccagtattctcaatttaatctggtCTGTACATATAGCCAACTTCTTTAAATATAGCCTAGCTGTGAATGGTATGTAACCCAATAACAAGGCATGCATACAGTCGGGAATGTGTGGCAAATCTGTCATCGAACAGCATgcagacaaaacaggcctttagcaatatttcaaatacaatcatgtgaaaacacagggtggaaagcaaatggctcttgctgaaaagagaagactaatctgtctgaaggctaccaaaatattttatcaactttcaacagtggaggctgctgaggggaggacggctcataataatgtctggaacggaatgaatggtatcaaacatgaaAACcacgtatttgataccattccattgactccatcccggtcattattatgagccgtccttccctcagcagcctccactgactttCAAATATTGTTTGACAAAGtaaaatgagagagagggagagtgagaaagagagggagagatcagcTTTTTGACACGAACGCATCGACCGTCACCGGCGAGCGAGCTGCGCATCAGAGTCAGTGAAAATAGAAAGCATTTTTTAGGACTAtcatttcctcctcatattgtagcctacaaaATGTGTGTCTCCACACACCTGGGCTATTGATTATTGGCTATTGGCGGATTCAAGACAaggttgtttttattgatctcagattcttAGTTTGTTAAAGTATTCCGATAATTTGTGCGATATTAAAACATATTCTGCCAGTCTCCTGTCATGGTGGGTCCCCCTTCTTCTCCGTGGCTgtcgtgagtaaaacatttaaacgtgttaaccccaGCAAGGCTGCtgtcccagacggcatccctagccacgtcctcagagcatgcgcaggaccagctagctggtgtgtttacggacatatttaaaccgctccctatcccagtctgttgtccccacatgctttaagatggccaccattgttgcTGTACCCAAGAGGGCAAAGACAACTGAACTAAattattaccgccccgtagcactcacttctgtcatcatgaagtgcggCTAGTCAAGGATAATTTCACCGctaccttaccggccaccctagacccacttcagttcgTATACCgtcccaacaggtccacagatgacgcaatcgccatcacactgccctatcccatctggacaagaggaatacctatgtaagaatgctgttcattgactacagctcagtgttcaacaccatagtaccctccaagctcatcatcaaactggaggccctgggtctcaaccccgccctgtgcaactgggtcctggactttgacgggccgcccccaggtggtgaaggtgggaaacaacatctccacttcacttcgccactgcctgttcacactgctatcacTCAGAAGGTGAG from Oncorhynchus kisutch isolate 150728-3 linkage group LG28, Okis_V2, whole genome shotgun sequence encodes:
- the LOC109873361 gene encoding teneurin-2-like — encoded protein: MDMKERPHRSLTRGRCRKDLHHATASLQPEECRVATQKSYSSSETLKAYDRDTHLHYGGCVAELVRHEHQEYVRQGSFTLAELGVSDQPAQTQTQTQTQHQAAYHSSHSELGLLQRGYSLSAGSDADSDPEGAMSPERAVQLWGGHAIKSRRSSGLSSRENSALTLTDSDNEHKSDDESGRTEIGGGT